A region of the Dickeya chrysanthemi NCPPB 402 genome:
CTGTCATCAGCCAGTTCAAGATTTCCCACCGCACGGGGCGCAATATTCAGGACAATCTGCCCATCGCGGGCAAACTCCATCGGCACCTGTACGCCGGGAACAGTAACATCCACAACCAGATGCGGCGTTAGCTGATTGTCCAGCAACCAGTCATAAAAGGCCCGCAGTAAATACGGACGGCGCGGAGAGAGCTGAGACAACGTCATGCCATTACCCTCTGGATTGCAACCGAATTTCGCGCTCAGCTTCTGTCAGAGAAGCCAGGAAGGCATCACGTTCGAATACGCGGGTCATATAACCTTTCAGCTCTTTGGCGCCGGAACCACTCAATTCAACGCCCAGCAACGGCAGGCGCCACAGCAGCGGTGCCAGATAGCAATCCACCAGACTGAATTCTTCGCTCATAAAATAAGGCGCTTCGTTGAAAACCGGGGCGATCGCCAGCAGCTCTTCACGCAATTGCTTACGGGCGGCTTCCGCATCCTGAGCATTACCATTGACGATGGTTTTCATCAACGAATACCAGTCCTGTTCGATCCGATGCATCATCAGACGGCTGTTTCCTCGCGCCACCGGGTAAACCGGCATCAACGGCGGGTGAGGGAAACGCTCATCCAGATATTCCATGATGATACGTGATTCATACAACGTCAGCTCACGGTCAACCAATGTGGGCACGGAACCGTAAGGGTTGAGATCGATAAGATCCTGCGGCAGATTATCCATGTCCACCTGTTCAATCTCGACACTTACCCCTTTCTCGGCCAGTACAATGCGGACCTGATGGCTAAAAATGTCGGACGGACCAGAAAACAGCGTCATCACCGAACGTTTGTTGGCAGCGACAGCCATGAAAACCTCCAAGTTATCGAAAAAATACGGCGAACAACCGATCGAATATGATCCTGCTGGCCTTGCCGCGTTTGGGCTTCCCCGTAGGGGGAGAAAGCGGACGACATCCGTCGTTCTGTTAAAATCACTTGCTGGCGAACAGGCACAAAACCGGCCAATAGTGTATCAGATTCTGTTTGTTTTGTGGGGGGATAAGCGTGTTTTCATGACTAACCTACAGTAATCAAAGCAGATTTTTCCATCAATGGAGTGAGGACGAAAAAAAACCCGGTGACGTGCACCGGGCTTTTCTGCGTTGATTTCGCGGCAGGAAGCAGCCAGAAATTAACGTTTGGAGTACTGCGGACGACGACGTGCTTTGCGCAGACCCACTTTTTTACGTTCAACCTGGCGAGCGTCACGAGTAACGAAGCCGGCTTTACGCAGTTCGGAGCGCAGAGATTCGTCGTATTCCATCAGAGCGCGGGTGATACCATGACGGATCGCACCTGCCTGACCGGAAATACCACCACCTTTAACGGTGATGTACAGATCCAGTTTACCAACCATATCGACCAGTTCCAGCGGCTGGCGAACGACCATGCGCGCGGTTTCGCGGCCAAAGTACTGTTCCAGAGTACGCTGGTTGATAACGATGTTGCCACTGCCCGGTTTGATGAATACGCGAGCGGCGGAGCTTTTGCGGCGACCAGTGCCGTAGTATTGATTTTCAGCCATTGCCTGTAATCCCGATTAAATGTCCAGAACTTGCGGTTGCTGTGCCGCGTGATTGTGCTCGTTACCCGCGTAAACTTTCAGTTTACGGTACATAGCACGACCCAGCGGGCCCTTCGGCAGCATGCCTTTAACCGCGATTTCAATTACGCGCTCAGGACGGCGGGCAATCATCTCTTCAAAGGTCGCTTCTTTGATACCACCGATGTGGCCGGTGTGATGGTAGTACATCTTGTCGGAACGTTTATTGCCGGTTACAGCAACTTTTTCTGCGTTCAGAACGATGATGTAGTCACCGGTATCAACGTGCGGAGTGTATTCCGCTTTGTGCTTACCGCGCAGACGACGAGCCAGTTCAGTAGCCAGACGGCCAAGAGTTTTGCCGCTCGCATCAACAACGTACCAGTCGCGTTTTACGGTTTCTGGTTTAGCTGTAAAAGTTTTCATTAAAAGCTTACCCAATTTAAGTTACACGTTGGTGAACACCCAAACGCTTCAATAAATAGTGTTGAGGTTCACACGGCTATCTAGTCCAGCAAACCTACCCCTTCGAATAGCTATTGCCAGCACGATTAAAGTTTCGGGAAAAAACTTTGTTGTAACGTGGGGTCGCAAGATTATAGAGAAGTCGATATCAAAGGTCGACTTTTTTCTCTAACAATTTCCTGATGTGCAAACATTACGTTATCGCTGGAGACAATGCGGTATCGACTATGGCAAATGCGGCTGGCGTAGGTACTCTTCGCTTTGCATCTCCTGTAAACGCGACAGGCACCGTTGATACTCGAACTTCAGGCGCTCCCCTTGATAAATATCAAACATCGGCGCCTGCGCAGAGATAATCAACTTCACCCGGCGCTCATAGAATTCATCCACCAGCGCCAGAAAACGACGCGCCGCGTTCTCATCTTTTACCTCCATCACCGGCACATGATGCAACAATACGGTGTGATATAACCGCGATAACGCGATGTAATCATTCTGGCTGCGGGCTTCAAAGCACAGTGTGGAAAAATCCACCGCCAGTACTCCGTCGCCAGCGCTCAGCGTCGCCAGCGGACGATGATTAACCTCCAGCACCGGGCCTGGCTGGCTACCATCTCGCCCAGATAGACGACGAAACATCGCCTGCATTTCAGCCTCTGTCTCGTCATTGATAGGCGTAAGGTACAGATGAGCCTGGGTCAGGGTACGTAACCGGTAATCAATGCCGGCATCCACGTTCAGCACATCGCAGTAACGTTTGATCAAATCAATGGCAGGCAGGAAACGCGCGCGCTGCAACCCGTTTCGATACAGCTCGTCCGGTGGAATATTCGACGTCGCCACCAGCGAGATCCCCCGCGAGAACAACGCCCGCAGTAACTCCGCCAATAACATCGCGTCGGTAATATCCGAGACGAAAAACTCGTCGAAACACAGAATATCGGTCTGCGCTTTAAAGCCGTCCGCCACCTTTTCCAACGGGTTTTCCTGACCTTGCAACTGGTTCAGCTCTTCATGCACCCGCAGCATAAAACGGTGGAAATGCAGCCGAAGTTTCCGCTCCGAAGGCAGGCTATGGAAAAACAGGTCCATCAGCCAGGTTTTACCCCGCCCCACACCACCCCACATGTACAGCCCTTGCACCGGCGTCGGCGATGTTTCCTTTTGCCCGAGCCAACTGCGCCATTTCGACATTAGTCCCGGTGCACGGCTCTCCGATGGTCCCCACACCTGCTCCGCCAGTGTTTGATGAATGGCGTTCAAACGGACAACCGTCTGATGCTGCACTTCATCCGGCTGATAGGTTTGAGCTGCCAAAGCCTGCTGGTAAAGTGCCAAAGGGGTTGTTCTCTGCATAGCACAAAATCCCTGAGAAAAATTTCGTTGTATTTTATCGTGCGTTAACGCCGGTTCAGCCCGTGATCGTGGGCGTTACCGCTTCGCAGCGCCCACGTACCCGATCAGACCAGATATACAAGGGCTCCACTCCAGCGAGGTTAGCGGTTATAGTGACTATTATTAAGTGAAAAAACCCTACGGGACAACGAAGTCAAAATAGGAGTCGTTTTATGACCTGGGAGTCTGCGCTGATTGGATTTGTTATCGGTGTCATCATTGGCGCTGTCGCGATGCGGTTCGGCAACCGTAAACTGCGCCAGCAGCAGGTACTGCAAAACGAACTGGAGAAAAATAAAACCGAACTGGAAGAATACCGTCAGGAATTAGTCAGCCATTTTGCTCATAGTGCGGAATTGCTCGACAATATGGCGCGCGATTACCGTCAGCTTTACCAACATATGGCGAAAAGCTCCAATAGCCTGCTGCCGGATGTACCCATACAGGATAATCCTTTCCGCTACCGCCTGACCGAAGCTGAATCAGACAATGATCAGTCGCCGGTGGATATGCCGCCTCGCGATTACTCCGGCAGCGCGTCCGGCCTGCTGCGCGGCACACGCCCGACGGGCAAATAACCGGCTATCTTTGCTGATCTTGCCGATATCACTCACCCTGACGGCATACCGTTTGTCGTCAGGGTTTATCCTTATCGGCCACACCGACCTCCTCTGATCGCTGAGTCGTTACATTCTGCTGACGAAATATCAGCGAACTTTACACACTGCTCCGGGTCTGAGTATTCACCGCAAGTTTGAGTTTATATATCATCGTTTTATTCATAGGCAGGTCGTGAGAGAGTTAACAATCAATGAAAAAAACATCGTTGTTATATAGCGCACTGGCACTCGGTATTGGACTGTCGTTATCTTCACTGCCTTCAGCCAACGCCGCGTTGCCTGCCGTCGTAGAAGGTCAGGCACTACCCAGCCTGGCGCCGATGCTGGAAAAAGTACTGCCCGCCGTCGTGAGCGTGCATGTGGAAGGTACACAGGTGCAGCGCCAGCGCATCCCGGAAGAGTTTAAATTCTTCTTCGGCCCTAACACCCCATCCGAAAAACAGAATGCTCGCCCGTTTGAAGGACTGGGTTCCGGCGTCATCATCAATGCCGAAAAAGGCTATGTGTTGACCAATAACCACGTCGTCAACAACGCAGATAAAATCCAGGTGCAGTTGAATGACGGTCGTGAATATGATGCCAAGCTGATCGGCCGCGATGAGCAGACCGATATCGCCCTGTTGCAGTTAAGCGACGCCAGGAACCTCACCGAAATCAAACTGGCTGATTCCGATCAGCTGCGCGTCGGTGACTTCGCGGTTGCCGTCGGCAACCCATTCGGACTCGGCCAAACGGCAACGTCCGGCATCATTTCTGCGTTGGGTCGTAGCGGGTTGAATCTGGAAGGATTGGAAAACTTCATCCAGACCGATGCTTCCATCAACCGCGGTAACTCCGGCGGAGCGTTGGTTAACCTGCGGGGCGAATTGATCGGCATTAATACCGCAATTCTGGCGCCAAGCGGCGGCAACGTGGGCATCGGCTTCGCCATTCCAAGCAACATGGCGCAGAATTTGGCGCAACAGTTAGTGGAATTCGGTGAAGTGAAACGCGGCCTGCTGGGTATCAAAGGCAGCGAGATGACCTCTGAAATCGCAAAAGCCTTCAAGGTTGAGGCCCAGCGAGGCGCTTTCGTCAGCGAGGTGATTCCGAAATCAGCGGCTGCCAAAGCAGGCATTAAAGCTGGCGATGTGTTGGTTTCTCTGGATGGCAAGCCCATTAATAGCTTTGCCGAGTTACGCGCCAAAGTCGGCACCACCGCACCGGGTAAAACCGTGCGCATCGGCCTGCTACGTGACGGGAAACAACAAGAAGTTGCGGTGGTACTGGACAATAGCGCCAACGTCACGACAAACGCAGACACCTTGTCCCCAGCTTTGCAGGGCGCCACCCTTAACAACGGTCAGTTGAAAGACGGCAGTAAAGGCGTGGTGATCGACAATGTGGGCAAAGATAGCGCAGCTGCTAAAGTCGGCCTGCAAAAAGGCGACATTATCGTCGGCGTGAACCGTGAACGCGTAGAAAACATCACTCAGTTGCGCAAAATTCTGGAAGCCAAACCCTCGGTATTGGCCCTGAACATTGTTCGCGGCGATGAGAGTATCTATCTTCTGCTGCGTTAAGCTATGAAAAAGTGGACGCCGCGCGATGCGGCGTCCATTCTTCTCTGATATTCTGCGATTCAACCTTCTTTCACACCCAAACGCTCATGCTAACCAAACTGTTACGTTCGGCGCTATTCGGTGTCATCGTGGCTGGCATCCTGTTACTAACCATCCCGACACTGCGCTCCAGCCAGGGCTGGTTCAAACCCAGCAGCGACAGTAGCCAGGAAAATCCGGTCAGTTACTATCAGGGAGTCCGCCGTGCTGCACCCGCCGTGGTGAACGTATACAATCAGGCCAACGATCCGAGAACCCAAAGCGAAATGAACGTCCGCACGCTGGGTTCTGGCGTGATCATGAACAATAAAGGGTACATCCTGACCAACAAGCATGTGATCAGTAATGCTGAGCGAATTGTGGTTACACTGCAGGATGGCCGTATGTTCGAAGCTCTGCTGGTAGGCTCAGACAGCCTGACGGATTTGGCGGTACTGAAAATTGAAGGTGCCAATCTGCCGGAAATTCCCATCAATCCCAAACGGGTATTTCATGTCGGCGACGTCGTGATGGCTATCGGTAACCCCTACAACCTCGGCCAGACGGTGACGCAAGGGATTATCAGCGCGACCGGTCGGGTCGGGCTAACGCCATCCGGTCGACAGAATTTTCTGCAAACCGATGCGTCCATTAATCGCGGTAACTCCGGCGGAGCGCTGATTAACACACAGGGCGAACTGGTCGGCATCAATACATTGTCATTTGACAAAAGCGATGATGGCGGCACACCGGAAGGCCTCGGTTTTGCCATACCCACTGCACTGGCAACCAAGATCATGAATAAGTTGATCCGTGATGGTCGGGTAATTCGCGGTTATATCGGCATCCGTGGCGCCCAGCGTGAACAGTTGGGCAATCAGGTGATTGGTCTGGAACGGTTGCAGGGTATCGTCGTCAGTAAGGTAGACGACGGTGGTCCGGCAGATAAAGCCGGGATGAAGGAAGGCGACTTACTGTTGGAAGTGAATAACAAACCAGCCCGCTCGGTGTTGGAAACCATGGATCAGGTGGCGGAAATTCGCCCTGGTTCGGTCATTCCAGTGGTTATTTTACGGGATAATCAGGAAATAAAACTGAATATGACCATTCAGGAATACCCCACCACCGACTGAGTTAATCCTGTGACGCCGGGTGATGCAGCAACAGAGCACCCGGCCATAATGGTTAGTCGTTCGCACTCACCCGTTCGATATTGGCGCCCAACGCACGTAGTTTGTCTTCAATGCGCTCATAGCCGCGATCGATATGATAAATACGATCAACCAGCGTCGTTCCTTCCGCAAGGCATCCGGCCAGCACCAGACTCGCCGACGCTCGCAGGTCGGTCGCCATCACTTGCGCACCAGACAGACGGCTAACGCCGTGACAAATCACCGTGTTGCTTTCGATTTCCGCCTGCGCGCCCATACGAATCAGCTCGGGGATATGCATGAAGCGATTTTCGAAAATGGTTTCAGTGATAACACCGGTCCCTTCCGCGACCAGGTTCAGCAAACTGAACTGTGCCTGCATATCGGTTGGAAATCCTGGATGCGGAGAAGTACGCACATTCACGGCTTTCGGCCGACGCCCATGCATGTCCAGGCTGATCCAGTCGTCACCGATTTCGATATCAGCTCCCGCTTCACGCAGTTTGGATAACACCGCATCCAGCGTATCCGGACGGGTGTGGCGACACACGACCTTACCACCAGATACCGCCGCCGCTACCAGAAACGTGCCGGTCTCGATACGATCCGGCAGCACGCGATATACCCCGCCGCCCAGACGCTCTACCCCTTCGATGACGATTTTATCGCTACCTGCGCCGCTGATTCTGGCGCCCAGCGTATTCAGGAAGTTCGCTGTATCGACAATTTCAGGCTCACGTGCGGCATTCTCAATGATGGTTTTACCCACTGCCAGCGTCGCGGCACTCATGATGGTGACAGTCGCGCCAACGCTGACTTTATCCATCACGATATGTGCGCCTTTCAGTCGGCCGTCAACCGTCGCCTTCACATACCCTTCTTCCAGCGTGATATGAGCGCCCAACTGCTCCAGACCATTTATATGCAAATCAACCGGACGGGCACCGATGGCGCAACCGCCCGGCAATGACACCTGTCCCTGACCAAAACGCGCCACCAGCGGGCCCAACGCCCAAATAGAGGCCCGCATGGTCTTCACCAGGTCATACGGCGCACAGAACACACTCACCGTACTGGCGTCGACATGCACGGAACCGTTGCGCTCGACGCGCGCCCCCAGTTGGCTCAGCAACTTCATGGTGGTATCGATATCACGCAGTTTGGGAACGTTCTGGATTTCTACCGGCTCTTCAGCCAGCAAGGCAGCAAACAGAATGGGCAGGGCGGCATTTTTGGCACCGGAAATAGTGACTTCACCAGTGAGCCGGGTTGGCCCCTGCACACGAAATTTATCCATAGTGACGATTTCTCAATGTTCAGAATCAATAGCACGGCCGAATGGCCGCTGAATTACAGACCGCTCAGTTTACGGTCGCGCTGCCACTCTTCAGGGGTGTAAGCCTTGATTGACAACGCATGAATGCGATTATCCGCGATATATTCCATCAACGGCGCATAGACCGCCTGCTGCTGTTTTACGCGGCTCATACCCTTGAACAACTCACCTACCACAATGACCTGGAAGTGACTGCCGTCACCGGAAACATGCGCTTCCGCAAGCGCCAGCGCTTTCATCAGCACGTCTTTAATTTCGTCGTTTTCCATTGCTCTCGATTCTACGTCAGGGGGGATGATAAACAGGGTGGTATCTTAGATGAATCCGTCGCCATCTTAAACAAAAGAAATCCCCCTTGCGCACATGCGGAAAGGGGGAGCCTTAATCATCAAAAACGCAACAATCAATCGGTTGAACGGACAGGGATGATTTCATTCAGGTTATACAACTGAATCAGCGTCCGCAGTCGATCGCTGGCGCCGGCAATCTCTAGCGACGATCCATTCTGTTCCTGCTGGTGATAAAAATGCACCAAAAGGGCAAGACCGGAGGAATCCACACGTTCAACCTGCCCGACATCCAGCACACGGCTACCTGGCAACAACGTATTACGCTGTTGCCAGAGCGGCAGTAAACTGTCCCGATCCAGACAGCCCTCCAAAAACAGTATGCCGTCAGCCTGCCGCCACTTCAGCGCGTCAGCCATTTTTCTGACCCAGCGTAATCGGCTGCTGAGCCGACGCTTGCAGTTGCTTAGTCAAACCGTCCACCCCATTCTGGCGCAGCGTAGACGCCCATTCGTTCTGTTTGGTGGTAATCATGCTCACCCCTTCGGCAATCATGTCGTAAGCCTGCCAGTAACCAGTCTTGGTATTTTTACGCCACTGAAAATCCAGACGAATCGGCGGGCGGCCGCCGTTATCAATAATGGTGACGCGGATGGAAACAATCTCGGCGTTACCCAGCGGTTGCTCCGGTACTATTTCGTAAGTCTGACCATGATAAGACGCCAAAGCCTGGCCGTACGCCTGCTCAAGATAGGTTTCAAACGCCTTGAAATACGCCTCACGCTGCTCAGGCGTCGCACTCTTGTAGTACTGCCCGAGCACCAACGCGCCAGCATATTTTGTCTGCACAAAAGGCAGCAGTTCTTCACGCACAACGGTACGCAGGTAGTTAGGATCCTGCTTAATATGCGACTGTTCATTTTTGAGACGATCAAAGGTCTTCTGCGCCGCATCACGCATCAGGCTATAAGGATTGGTTTGATCCGCCGCGTTAACAAACGGGGCAACGACCAACAAAACCGCCATCAATAAACGTTTTAACATGCTGTGTCCTCTCAAGGCTGTTGGGTCGGTTTTTCGCCGGATTCAGGTTTTGCCGCCTCACCGTTTTTCTCTGCAGGCTTGGCCTGAGCCGGTTCAGCGTGCCCCTGATTCACGTTCTTTGGATTATCCGCCGCAGGGTTTACCGTATTTTGAGCGCC
Encoded here:
- the degQ gene encoding serine endoprotease DegQ, which encodes MKKTSLLYSALALGIGLSLSSLPSANAALPAVVEGQALPSLAPMLEKVLPAVVSVHVEGTQVQRQRIPEEFKFFFGPNTPSEKQNARPFEGLGSGVIINAEKGYVLTNNHVVNNADKIQVQLNDGREYDAKLIGRDEQTDIALLQLSDARNLTEIKLADSDQLRVGDFAVAVGNPFGLGQTATSGIISALGRSGLNLEGLENFIQTDASINRGNSGGALVNLRGELIGINTAILAPSGGNVGIGFAIPSNMAQNLAQQLVEFGEVKRGLLGIKGSEMTSEIAKAFKVEAQRGAFVSEVIPKSAAAKAGIKAGDVLVSLDGKPINSFAELRAKVGTTAPGKTVRIGLLRDGKQQEVAVVLDNSANVTTNADTLSPALQGATLNNGQLKDGSKGVVIDNVGKDSAAAKVGLQKGDIIVGVNRERVENITQLRKILEAKPSVLALNIVRGDESIYLLLR
- the degS gene encoding outer membrane-stress sensor serine endopeptidase DegS, translating into MLTKLLRSALFGVIVAGILLLTIPTLRSSQGWFKPSSDSSQENPVSYYQGVRRAAPAVVNVYNQANDPRTQSEMNVRTLGSGVIMNNKGYILTNKHVISNAERIVVTLQDGRMFEALLVGSDSLTDLAVLKIEGANLPEIPINPKRVFHVGDVVMAIGNPYNLGQTVTQGIISATGRVGLTPSGRQNFLQTDASINRGNSGGALINTQGELVGINTLSFDKSDDGGTPEGLGFAIPTALATKIMNKLIRDGRVIRGYIGIRGAQREQLGNQVIGLERLQGIVVSKVDDGGPADKAGMKEGDLLLEVNNKPARSVLETMDQVAEIRPGSVIPVVILRDNQEIKLNMTIQEYPTTD
- the zapE gene encoding cell division protein ZapE — encoded protein: MQRTTPLALYQQALAAQTYQPDEVQHQTVVRLNAIHQTLAEQVWGPSESRAPGLMSKWRSWLGQKETSPTPVQGLYMWGGVGRGKTWLMDLFFHSLPSERKLRLHFHRFMLRVHEELNQLQGQENPLEKVADGFKAQTDILCFDEFFVSDITDAMLLAELLRALFSRGISLVATSNIPPDELYRNGLQRARFLPAIDLIKRYCDVLNVDAGIDYRLRTLTQAHLYLTPINDETEAEMQAMFRRLSGRDGSQPGPVLEVNHRPLATLSAGDGVLAVDFSTLCFEARSQNDYIALSRLYHTVLLHHVPVMEVKDENAARRFLALVDEFYERRVKLIISAQAPMFDIYQGERLKFEYQRCLSRLQEMQSEEYLRQPHLP
- the rplM gene encoding 50S ribosomal protein L13; amino-acid sequence: MKTFTAKPETVKRDWYVVDASGKTLGRLATELARRLRGKHKAEYTPHVDTGDYIIVLNAEKVAVTGNKRSDKMYYHHTGHIGGIKEATFEEMIARRPERVIEIAVKGMLPKGPLGRAMYRKLKVYAGNEHNHAAQQPQVLDI
- the sspA gene encoding stringent starvation protein SspA, whose protein sequence is MAVAANKRSVMTLFSGPSDIFSHQVRIVLAEKGVSVEIEQVDMDNLPQDLIDLNPYGSVPTLVDRELTLYESRIIMEYLDERFPHPPLMPVYPVARGNSRLMMHRIEQDWYSLMKTIVNGNAQDAEAARKQLREELLAIAPVFNEAPYFMSEEFSLVDCYLAPLLWRLPLLGVELSGSGAKELKGYMTRVFERDAFLASLTEAEREIRLQSRG
- the ibaG gene encoding BolA family iron metabolism protein IbaG; the encoded protein is MENDEIKDVLMKALALAEAHVSGDGSHFQVIVVGELFKGMSRVKQQQAVYAPLMEYIADNRIHALSIKAYTPEEWQRDRKLSGL
- the murA gene encoding UDP-N-acetylglucosamine 1-carboxyvinyltransferase; translated protein: MDKFRVQGPTRLTGEVTISGAKNAALPILFAALLAEEPVEIQNVPKLRDIDTTMKLLSQLGARVERNGSVHVDASTVSVFCAPYDLVKTMRASIWALGPLVARFGQGQVSLPGGCAIGARPVDLHINGLEQLGAHITLEEGYVKATVDGRLKGAHIVMDKVSVGATVTIMSAATLAVGKTIIENAAREPEIVDTANFLNTLGARISGAGSDKIVIEGVERLGGGVYRVLPDRIETGTFLVAAAVSGGKVVCRHTRPDTLDAVLSKLREAGADIEIGDDWISLDMHGRRPKAVNVRTSPHPGFPTDMQAQFSLLNLVAEGTGVITETIFENRFMHIPELIRMGAQAEIESNTVICHGVSRLSGAQVMATDLRASASLVLAGCLAEGTTLVDRIYHIDRGYERIEDKLRALGANIERVSAND
- the mlaC gene encoding phospholipid-binding protein MlaC encodes the protein MLKRLLMAVLLVVAPFVNAADQTNPYSLMRDAAQKTFDRLKNEQSHIKQDPNYLRTVVREELLPFVQTKYAGALVLGQYYKSATPEQREAYFKAFETYLEQAYGQALASYHGQTYEIVPEQPLGNAEIVSIRVTIIDNGGRPPIRLDFQWRKNTKTGYWQAYDMIAEGVSMITTKQNEWASTLRQNGVDGLTKQLQASAQQPITLGQKNG
- the mlaB gene encoding lipid asymmetry maintenance protein MlaB — its product is MADALKWRQADGILFLEGCLDRDSLLPLWQQRNTLLPGSRVLDVGQVERVDSSGLALLVHFYHQQEQNGSSLEIAGASDRLRTLIQLYNLNEIIPVRSTD
- the rpsI gene encoding 30S ribosomal protein S9, yielding MAENQYYGTGRRKSSAARVFIKPGSGNIVINQRTLEQYFGRETARMVVRQPLELVDMVGKLDLYITVKGGGISGQAGAIRHGITRALMEYDESLRSELRKAGFVTRDARQVERKKVGLRKARRRPQYSKR
- the zapG gene encoding Z-ring associated protein ZapG: MTWESALIGFVIGVIIGAVAMRFGNRKLRQQQVLQNELEKNKTELEEYRQELVSHFAHSAELLDNMARDYRQLYQHMAKSSNSLLPDVPIQDNPFRYRLTEAESDNDQSPVDMPPRDYSGSASGLLRGTRPTGK